Proteins encoded within one genomic window of Caldilineales bacterium:
- the hpt gene encoding hypoxanthine phosphoribosyltransferase → MTTKAIPATTPEPYARDIARVLIESESLQQRVAEMGAAITRDYAGSRPLFVGVLKGVLFFMADLLRAVHLPLEVDFMAISSYSPETREHGMVRITKDLETPLEGRHVIFVEDMIDTGLTLSYLLRLLNGRNPASLHVAVLFDKPSRRLIDIQPRYLGFRLPDLFVVGYGLDHREQYRNLPFVGVLKPEAL, encoded by the coding sequence ATGACGACGAAGGCCATCCCCGCGACTACGCCTGAACCCTACGCCCGCGACATCGCCCGCGTCCTCATCGAAAGCGAATCCCTGCAACAGCGGGTCGCCGAGATGGGTGCCGCCATTACCCGCGACTATGCCGGCAGCCGTCCGTTGTTCGTGGGCGTGCTCAAGGGGGTGCTTTTTTTCATGGCCGACCTCTTACGGGCCGTCCATCTGCCGCTGGAAGTGGATTTCATGGCCATCTCCAGCTACAGTCCCGAAACCCGCGAGCATGGCATGGTGCGCATCACCAAAGACCTGGAAACGCCGCTGGAAGGCCGCCATGTCATCTTCGTCGAAGATATGATCGACACGGGGCTGACCCTGAGCTACCTCTTGCGCCTGTTGAACGGCCGCAACCCGGCCAGCCTGCACGTCGCCGTCCTTTTCGACAAACCCAGCCGCCGACTGATCGACATCCAACCCCGCTACCTCGGCTTCCGCCTGCCCGATCTGTTCGTCGTCGGCTACGGACTCGACCATCGCGAGCAATACCGCAACCTGCCCTTTGTGGGCGTGCTCAAGCCGGAGGCGCTGTAA
- a CDS encoding Gfo/Idh/MocA family oxidoreductase, translated as MKKIRWGVLSTALIGTAKVIPAMQRGQYCQVLGLASRELAKAQETAASLGIPRAYGSYEDLLADPDIDAVYNPLPNHLHVPWSLRALEAGKHVLCEKPIGLTSAEGQQLVEAARAHPHLKVMEAFMYRHHPQWQKARQLVNDGAIGPLRTIQTFFSYHLDDPTNIRNIAEMGGGGLWDIGCYAISAPRFIFGREPVRVSGLVEFDPRFGTDRLASALLDFGPDANGIAGTATFTVSTQLAPYQRVHIVGTEGRIEIEIPFNAPPDRPCRLWLQREGGTVAGEGAQEILLPTADQYTVQGDLFAQAILNDTEVPTPIEDAVANMKVIERVFASAAQGGWA; from the coding sequence ATGAAAAAGATTCGCTGGGGCGTCCTCAGCACCGCCCTCATCGGCACAGCCAAAGTCATCCCCGCCATGCAGCGGGGCCAGTATTGCCAGGTCCTCGGCCTGGCCTCGCGCGAGTTGGCGAAGGCGCAGGAGACGGCCGCCAGCCTGGGCATCCCCCGCGCCTATGGCTCGTACGAGGACCTGCTGGCCGACCCCGACATCGACGCCGTCTACAACCCGCTGCCCAACCATCTGCATGTGCCCTGGTCGCTCCGGGCGCTGGAAGCGGGCAAGCATGTGTTGTGCGAAAAGCCGATCGGCCTGACCTCGGCCGAAGGCCAGCAGCTTGTGGAGGCCGCCCGCGCCCATCCGCACCTGAAAGTGATGGAGGCGTTTATGTATCGCCACCATCCGCAGTGGCAGAAGGCGCGCCAACTGGTGAACGACGGCGCCATCGGCCCCTTGCGCACCATCCAGACCTTTTTCTCCTACCACCTCGACGACCCCACCAACATCCGCAACATCGCCGAGATGGGCGGGGGCGGGCTGTGGGACATCGGCTGCTACGCCATCTCGGCGCCGCGCTTCATCTTTGGCCGCGAGCCGGTGCGGGTCAGCGGCCTGGTCGAGTTCGACCCTCGTTTTGGCACCGACCGGCTGGCATCGGCCCTGCTGGATTTCGGCCCCGACGCCAACGGCATCGCCGGGACGGCCACCTTCACGGTCAGCACGCAGTTGGCGCCCTATCAGCGCGTCCACATCGTTGGCACAGAGGGCCGCATCGAGATCGAAATCCCCTTCAATGCCCCACCCGACCGCCCGTGCCGCCTCTGGCTGCAGCGCGAGGGCGGGACGGTGGCTGGCGAGGGGGCGCAGGAAATCCTGCTCCCGACCGCCGACCAGTACACCGTGCAGGGCGACCTCTTTGCCCAGGCCATCTTGAACGACACCGAGGTTCCGACCCCGATCGAGGATGCGGTGGCGAATATGAAGGTGATCGAGCGAGTCTTCGCCAGCGCCGCGCAGGGCGGGTGGGCTTGA